A single Bufo bufo chromosome 6, aBufBuf1.1, whole genome shotgun sequence DNA region contains:
- the LOC121005121 gene encoding zinc finger protein 773-like, with protein sequence MSESSLWVLNLLAIYGISCVHCFIFFPFRFVHCRILSVDIFYVTSFFWMDSDRDKMAERILNLILEILFHLTGEEYTVVKKTSSERRQAPVSGGLGGTAIPITGPPIHRLIYEEINEEKILELTHKMIELLTREVPIRCQDVTVYFSMEEWEYIERHKDLYKDIMMENHRPLTSPARSSKRTAPGRCPSPQDGSEEYNNVPRDHQLLDQGNRKQSNAAAIMKEEETYVRGDEQCNGNLPKDNRPDDCTRSSEGHQISLDSKADNPGIILDTYEEYTIIPDIPLALLGVENQRADEKPFSCSQCGKCFSHKSDLVKHQRIHTGEKPFSCSECGKCFTQRPHLIKHQRIHTGEKPFSCAECGKCFNQKSDLIPHGRIHTGTKPFQCSECGKCFTIKANLVKHKRRHTGVKPFSCFQCGKCFTDKSNLVKHEIRHTGAKPFSCTDCRKYFTQKSHLVTHRRIHTGEKPFSCSDCGKCFIRKANLVEHLRSHTGEKPYSCSGCGKGFPKKSDLVKHQRIHTRDKPWKSKSS encoded by the exons ATGAGTGAGTCGTCGTTGTGGGTGCTGAATCTGTTagccatttatggcatatcctgtgtacATTGTTTTATCTTCTTTCCGTTCAGGTTCGTACATTGTAGGATCCTCTCAGTGGATATCTTCTACGTGACATCATTTTTCTGGATGGACAGtgacagggacaagatggcggagagaATATTAAATCTCATCCTGGAGATCCTCTTCCACCTTACCGGAGAG GAATACACAgtggtgaagaagacctctagtgagcgccGTCAGGCCCCTGTGTCTGGAGGATTGGGAGGAACCGCGATTCCAATCACGGGACCTCCAATTCACCGCCTGATATATGAGGAGATCAATGAGgagaagatcctagagctcacccacaagatgattgaGCTTCTGACTAGAGAG gttcctataaggtgtcaggacgtcacagtctatttctccatggaggagtgggagtatatagaaagaCACAAGGATCTCTACAAGGACATCATGATGGAGAATCACcggcccctcacatcaccag CGAGATCCAGTAAGAGAACAGCACCGGGGAGATGTCCTAGtccacaggatggttcagaagaatATAACAATGTCCCACGGgatcatcag CTTTTGGATCAGGGTAATCGGAAGCAGAGTAATGCTGCGGCCATAATGAAAGAAGAGGAGAcctatgtgaggggtgatgagcagtgcAACGGAAACCTTCCTAAAGACAACCGCCCAG ATGATTGTACCAGGAGCTCAGAAGGACATCAGATATCTTTGGATTCTAAAGCAGATAATCCTGGTATCATACTAGATACATATGAAGAGTACACCATTATCCCCGATATACCCTTAGCCTTATTGGGTGTTGAAAATCAAAGAGCAgatgagaagccattttcatgttcacaatgtggaaaatgttttagccacaaatcagatcttgttaaacaccagagaattcacacgggggagaagcctttttcatgttcagaatgtgggaagtgctttACCCAGAGACCACATCttattaaacatcagagaattcacaccggggagaagccattttcgtgtgctgaatgtggaaaatgttttaaccagaaatcCGATCTCATTCCACATGGGAGAATTCACACTGGGACGAAGCCATTtcagtgttcagaatgtgggaaatgtttcacaattaaagcaaatcttgttaaacataaGAGAAGACACACCGGGGTGAAGCCCTTTTCATGTTTtcaatgtggtaaatgttttacagataaatcaaatcttgtcaAACATGAAATACGTCACACGGGGgcgaagccgttttcatgtacaGACTGCAGGAAATATTTTACCCAGAAATCACACCTTGTTACACAtcggagaattcacacaggagagaaaccattttcatgctccgattgtggcaaatgttttattcGGAAAGCAAACCTTGTTGAGCATctgagaagtcacacaggggagaagccgtattcatgttctggATGTGGGAAAGGCTTTCCGAAAAAATctgatcttgttaaacatcagagaattcacacaaggGATAAGCCCTGGAAAAGCAAGTCTTCTTGA